In one window of Thiobacillus sp. DNA:
- the rplN gene encoding 50S ribosomal protein L14 — protein MIQMQSMLDVADNTGARSVMCIKVLGGSKRRYAGVGDIIKVSIKDAAPRGRVKKGDVYNAVVVRTAKGVRRPDGSLIKFDKNAAVLLNNKLEPIGTRIFGPVTRELRTEKFMKIVSLAPEVL, from the coding sequence ATGATCCAGATGCAATCCATGTTGGATGTTGCCGACAACACCGGCGCGCGCAGCGTTATGTGCATCAAGGTGTTGGGTGGTTCCAAGCGTCGCTATGCCGGCGTGGGCGACATCATCAAAGTCAGTATCAAGGATGCTGCCCCCCGGGGTCGCGTCAAGAAGGGCGATGTGTACAACGCTGTGGTGGTGCGTACCGCCAAGGGAGTGCGCCGCCCCGATGGTTCCCTGATCAAATTCGACAAGAACGCGGCCGTGCTGCTCAACAACAAGCTTGAGCCCATCGGTACTCGTATCTTTGGCCCTGTTACCCGCGAACTGCGCACGGAGAAGTTCATGAAGATCGTGTCGCTGGCGCCGGAAGTGCTGTAA
- the rpsQ gene encoding 30S ribosomal protein S17: protein MTEQQSAKVIRALTGTVVSDKMNKTVTVLVERKVKHPIYGKIIRLSKKYHAHDENNEFHSGDIVVIEECRPISKSKAWKVSKLVEKARLV from the coding sequence ATGACTGAACAGCAAAGCGCAAAAGTAATTCGTGCCCTGACCGGCACTGTAGTGAGCGACAAGATGAACAAGACGGTCACCGTCCTGGTGGAGCGCAAGGTCAAGCACCCCATCTACGGAAAGATCATCCGTCTGTCCAAGAAGTACCATGCCCACGATGAGAACAACGAATTCCACTCCGGCGACATTGTCGTGATCGAGGAATGCCGTCCCATCTCCAAGAGCAAGGCCTGGAAGGTATCCAAGCTGGTTGAAAAGGCCCGCTTGGTCTAA
- the rpsS gene encoding 30S ribosomal protein S19, protein MARSVKKGPFVDGHLMKKVLTASAVGDKKPIKTWSRRSTILPDFLGLTLAVHNGKQHIPVFVTENMVGHKLGEFSLTRTFKGHAADKKAKKK, encoded by the coding sequence ATGGCTCGTTCCGTTAAAAAAGGCCCCTTCGTTGACGGGCATCTCATGAAGAAAGTCCTGACGGCTTCAGCCGTCGGCGACAAGAAGCCGATCAAGACCTGGTCGCGCCGCTCCACGATCCTGCCGGATTTCCTCGGGCTGACCCTTGCCGTGCATAACGGCAAGCAGCACATCCCGGTGTTTGTTACCGAAAACATGGTTGGCCACAAGCTCGGCGAATTTTCCCTGACCCGTACGTTCAAGGGTCATGCCGCCGACAAGAAGGCCAAGAAGAAGTAA
- the rpsC gene encoding 30S ribosomal protein S3: MGQKIHPTGFRLAINKGWTSKWFANSKTYATTLNEDIKVRDFLKKKLAHASISKIIIERPAKNARITLFSSRPGVVIGKKGEDIEKLRTQLNAMMSVPVTLNIEEVRKPEIEAALIAQSIATQLEKRIMFRRAMKRAMQNAMRFGAQGIKIMSAGRLNGAEIARTEWYREGRVPLHTLRADIDYGVAEARTTYGIIGIKVWVYKGENIGGADKPVAAPEQPERKPRRSPRAAKE; encoded by the coding sequence ATGGGACAGAAGATTCATCCGACCGGATTCCGGCTAGCCATCAACAAGGGCTGGACTTCCAAATGGTTCGCCAACAGCAAGACCTATGCGACTACGCTGAACGAAGACATCAAGGTGCGCGACTTCCTCAAGAAGAAGCTTGCCCATGCCTCCATCAGCAAAATCATAATTGAGCGTCCGGCCAAGAACGCGCGCATCACCTTGTTCTCTTCACGCCCCGGTGTGGTCATCGGCAAGAAGGGTGAGGACATCGAGAAGCTGCGCACCCAGCTCAATGCCATGATGTCCGTGCCCGTCACGCTGAACATCGAGGAAGTGCGCAAGCCCGAAATCGAGGCTGCTCTGATCGCCCAGTCCATCGCCACTCAGCTGGAAAAGCGGATCATGTTCCGCCGCGCCATGAAGCGGGCCATGCAGAACGCCATGCGCTTCGGTGCCCAGGGCATCAAGATCATGTCCGCCGGCCGCCTGAACGGCGCCGAGATCGCCCGTACCGAGTGGTACCGCGAAGGCCGTGTGCCTCTGCACACCCTGCGTGCCGACATCGATTACGGCGTGGCCGAGGCCCGTACCACCTACGGCATCATCGGTATCAAGGTCTGGGTTTACAAGGGCGAGAACATCGGCGGAGCCGACAAGCCCGTCGCCGCGCCCGAGCAGCCTGAGCGCAAGCCTCGCCGCTCCCCGCGCGCCGCTAAGGAGTAA
- the rplV gene encoding 50S ribosomal protein L22: protein MQVSAILRGTRLSSQKARLVADLVRGKPVDQALNILTFSPQKAAFTIKKVLESAIANAEHNEGADIDELKVKTIYVDQGPVLKRFTARAKGRGNRISKPTCHITVTVGD, encoded by the coding sequence ATGCAAGTATCTGCAATTTTGCGTGGCACGCGGCTTTCCTCACAGAAGGCCCGGCTGGTGGCTGATCTGGTACGCGGCAAGCCCGTGGATCAGGCACTTAACATTTTGACCTTCTCTCCCCAGAAGGCCGCCTTCACCATCAAGAAGGTGCTGGAGTCCGCCATCGCCAACGCCGAGCATAACGAAGGCGCCGACATTGACGAACTCAAGGTCAAGACCATCTACGTCGACCAGGGTCCGGTGCTGAAGCGCTTCACCGCACGCGCCAAGGGCCGCGGCAACCGCATTAGCAAACCCACCTGTCACATCACCGTGACGGTCGGCGACTGA
- the rpmC gene encoding 50S ribosomal protein L29 encodes MKASELRTKGVAELKDELKALLRAQFSLRMQLSTQQTNKTHELRKVRRDIARVQTVMQQVKANQASN; translated from the coding sequence ATGAAAGCCAGTGAACTTCGTACCAAGGGCGTGGCCGAGCTCAAGGATGAGCTCAAGGCCCTGTTGCGCGCCCAGTTCAGCCTGCGCATGCAGCTGTCCACCCAACAGACCAACAAGACCCACGAACTGCGCAAGGTGCGCCGCGACATCGCTCGCGTGCAGACCGTCATGCAGCAGGTCAAGGCCAATCAGGCCAGTAACTGA
- the rplP gene encoding 50S ribosomal protein L16 produces MLQPSRRKYRKEQKGRNTGLATRGAKVSFGEFGLKAIGRGRITARQIEAARRAMTRHIKRGGRIWIRIFPDKPISQKPAEVRMGNGKGNPEYWVAEIQPGKVLYEMEGVDEVTAREAFRLAAAKLPIPTTFVTRHFGA; encoded by the coding sequence ATGCTGCAACCTTCACGCAGAAAATACCGCAAGGAACAGAAGGGCCGTAACACCGGCCTGGCAACGCGCGGCGCCAAGGTGAGCTTCGGCGAGTTCGGCCTCAAGGCCATCGGCCGTGGCCGCATCACCGCCCGCCAGATCGAAGCCGCCCGTCGTGCCATGACCCGTCACATCAAACGGGGTGGACGTATCTGGATCCGCATCTTCCCGGACAAGCCCATCTCCCAGAAGCCCGCCGAAGTGCGTATGGGTAACGGCAAGGGCAACCCGGAGTACTGGGTTGCCGAGATTCAGCCCGGCAAGGTGCTGTACGAGATGGAGGGCGTGGATGAGGTTACTGCACGCGAGGCGTTCCGCCTGGCCGCAGCCAAGTTGCCCATACCCACCACGTTTGTGACCCGTCACTTTGGGGCCTGA